One window from the genome of Rhodococcus sp. ABRD24 encodes:
- the gndA gene encoding NADP-dependent phosphogluconate dehydrogenase, with protein MTIETSASTEAARAQIGVTGLAVMGSNIARNFARHGHTVALHNRSVAKTDALLAAHGDEGDFVRTETIAEFVGALQKPRRVLIMVKAGDATDAVIEELADAMEPGDIIIDGGNSLYTDTIRREAAIRARGLHFVGAGISGGEEGALNGPSIMPGGPKESYEALGPLLESISAHVDGTPCCTHIGPDGSGHFVKMVHNGIEYADMQLIGEAYNLFRDALGYDAGQVADVFSEWNKGTLESYLIEITAEVLRQVDAETGMPLVDVIVDAAEQKGTGRWTVKSALDLGVPVTGIAEAVFARALSGSRSQRKAAQAQGLASGTLGDKPADVEQFAKDIQAALYASKIVAYAQGFDQITAGSAEYGWNVNRADLATIWRGGCIIRAQFLNRIKDAFDADPELQSLILAPYFREAIETGIDSWRRVVATATMLGIPVPAFASSLSYYDGLRAERLPAALTQGQRDFFGAHTYERIDKPGKFHTLWSGDRSEIEA; from the coding sequence ATGACCATCGAGACCTCTGCCAGCACCGAGGCTGCCCGCGCCCAGATCGGCGTCACCGGGCTCGCCGTTATGGGATCCAACATCGCCCGCAACTTCGCCCGCCACGGACATACCGTGGCCCTGCACAACCGCAGTGTCGCGAAGACGGATGCGCTTCTGGCCGCGCACGGCGACGAGGGCGACTTCGTCCGCACCGAGACCATCGCGGAATTCGTCGGCGCGCTGCAGAAGCCGCGACGCGTCCTCATCATGGTCAAGGCAGGCGACGCCACTGACGCGGTGATCGAGGAGCTCGCCGATGCGATGGAGCCCGGTGACATCATCATCGACGGCGGCAACTCGCTGTACACCGACACGATTCGCCGCGAGGCCGCGATCCGCGCCCGCGGCCTGCACTTCGTGGGCGCCGGCATCTCCGGCGGCGAGGAGGGCGCACTCAACGGCCCGTCCATCATGCCCGGTGGCCCCAAGGAGTCGTACGAGGCGCTCGGACCACTGCTCGAGTCGATCTCCGCACATGTCGACGGCACCCCGTGCTGCACGCACATCGGCCCCGACGGCAGCGGCCACTTCGTGAAGATGGTGCACAACGGCATCGAGTACGCCGACATGCAGCTCATCGGCGAGGCGTACAACCTCTTCCGGGACGCGCTCGGCTACGACGCCGGCCAGGTCGCCGATGTCTTCAGCGAGTGGAACAAGGGCACGCTGGAGTCCTACCTGATCGAGATCACCGCCGAGGTGCTCCGCCAGGTGGACGCCGAGACCGGCATGCCGTTGGTCGACGTCATCGTCGATGCGGCCGAGCAGAAGGGCACCGGCCGCTGGACGGTCAAGTCTGCGCTGGATCTGGGTGTGCCGGTCACCGGCATCGCCGAGGCCGTGTTCGCGCGCGCGCTGTCGGGATCTCGCTCACAGCGCAAGGCGGCACAGGCGCAGGGGCTGGCTTCGGGCACGCTCGGAGACAAGCCCGCCGATGTCGAGCAGTTCGCCAAGGACATCCAGGCTGCGCTCTACGCGTCGAAGATCGTGGCGTACGCGCAGGGCTTCGACCAGATCACCGCTGGCAGCGCCGAGTACGGCTGGAACGTCAATCGTGCCGACCTGGCGACCATCTGGCGCGGTGGCTGCATCATTCGTGCGCAGTTCCTCAACCGCATCAAGGATGCGTTCGACGCCGATCCGGAACTGCAGAGCCTGATTCTGGCGCCGTACTTCCGTGAGGCCATCGAGACCGGCATCGACAGCTGGCGTCGGGTCGTAGCGACCGCGACCATGCTCGGAATTCCGGTGCCAGCGTTCGCGTCGTCGCTGTCGTACTACGACGGTCTGCGAGCCGAGCGCCTGCCGGCGGCCCTCACCCAGGGCCAGCGCGACTTCTTCGGCGCGCACACCTACGAGCGCATCGACAAGCCAGGCAAGTTCCACACCCTCTGGAGCGGCGATCGCTCCGAGATCGAGGCCTGA
- a CDS encoding DEAD/DEAH box helicase produces MPTSPDVTFAQLGLPTPLIHALGRGGITAPFPIQAATIPDILAGRDVLGRGPTGSGKTLAFGLPMLVRLTGAASRPGRPRGIVLVPTRELAAQIDKALDEPALALGLRIALLVGGVPFKGQATRLSRTTDLVVATPGRLADHLAQGTITLDDVVVTAVDEADHMAEFGFLTQVTEVLDRTPAHSQRLLFSATLDGEVGELVRRYLSDPVTHATAAVEAAVETMTHHVLYIDRADKPEIVARIASREGRTLMFARTKSGVDRLHQELRAVGVDAGALHGDKPQGHRTRTLAEFADGTRPVLVATDVAARGIHVDDISLVVHVDPPTEPKAYLHRAGRTARAGETGAVVTLVAEDEQAQSVKVMRAAGVASTPITVRPNDARLAAITGARKPSGVPVPEKAAPEPTPDERPTRVSLRGTALPPRGAGGQKGREAAQKPGRGDQRRGRPGAAPRGRGRRGGA; encoded by the coding sequence ATGCCCACCAGCCCTGACGTCACCTTCGCCCAGCTCGGTCTGCCGACTCCCCTCATCCACGCGCTGGGACGCGGGGGTATCACGGCGCCGTTCCCGATCCAGGCGGCGACCATCCCGGACATTCTCGCCGGGCGGGACGTGCTCGGCCGCGGCCCCACCGGCTCCGGTAAGACCCTTGCTTTCGGGTTGCCGATGCTGGTACGCCTCACCGGTGCGGCGAGCCGACCGGGCCGCCCGCGTGGCATCGTGCTCGTCCCCACCCGCGAACTCGCTGCGCAGATCGACAAGGCGCTCGACGAACCGGCGCTGGCGCTGGGACTGAGGATTGCGTTGCTGGTCGGCGGGGTGCCCTTCAAGGGACAGGCGACGCGGCTCTCACGCACCACGGACCTCGTCGTCGCGACTCCCGGCCGGCTGGCCGATCACCTCGCCCAGGGCACGATCACCCTCGACGACGTCGTCGTCACCGCGGTCGACGAGGCCGATCACATGGCCGAATTCGGATTCCTCACCCAGGTGACGGAGGTCCTCGATCGCACCCCCGCGCACTCGCAGCGGCTGCTGTTCTCGGCGACGCTCGACGGCGAGGTCGGTGAACTGGTTCGCCGCTATCTGTCCGACCCGGTGACGCACGCGACCGCGGCGGTGGAGGCGGCGGTCGAGACGATGACGCACCACGTGCTGTACATCGACCGCGCCGACAAGCCCGAGATCGTCGCGCGGATCGCGTCCCGCGAGGGCCGCACACTGATGTTCGCTCGCACCAAGTCCGGCGTGGACCGCCTGCACCAGGAGTTGCGTGCGGTCGGCGTCGACGCCGGCGCACTACACGGCGACAAGCCGCAGGGACACCGCACCCGAACGCTCGCCGAGTTCGCTGACGGTACCCGGCCGGTGCTGGTGGCCACCGACGTGGCGGCACGCGGCATCCACGTCGACGACATCTCCCTGGTGGTGCACGTCGATCCACCGACCGAGCCCAAGGCGTATCTGCACCGGGCCGGACGCACTGCACGCGCCGGCGAGACCGGCGCCGTGGTGACGCTCGTCGCCGAGGACGAGCAGGCCCAGTCGGTGAAGGTGATGCGCGCGGCCGGCGTCGCGTCCACCCCGATCACTGTGCGCCCGAATGATGCTCGGCTGGCCGCGATCACCGGTGCGCGCAAACCCAGCGGTGTGCCTGTCCCGGAGAAGGCGGCACCCGAGCCGACACCCGACGAGCGGCCGACGCGGGTGTCCCTGCGCGGCACCGCGCTACCGCCCCGCGGCGCCGGCGGCCAGAAGGGCCGCGAGGCGGCGCAGAAACCCGGCCGCGGCGATCAGCGTCGGGGCCGTCCCGGCGCCGCACCGCGCGGCCGCGGCCGCCGCGGGGGTGCGTGA
- a CDS encoding DMT family transporter, which yields MSPMVASVLCALAAAFLFACASVAQQSAAAQVPEDQSLIATLMRSPRWWAGLVGDGGGYLMQVVALALGSVLIVQPLLVSMLLFALPLSARFSGYRFTRRSWTLAIGLTLALGVFLVVGNPTEGNADAALGEWAVPLAAVVVVIATATLVGLSPRVEPGWRALLLGGASGGLYGVAVAFTKYVTDLFDDGALAVVSAWQSWALVAAGVLGVYLQQRAFQVGPLSASLPAMTIGEPVVAVFLGMAVLDERLRVSGTGIVVIALSAVVMLVATIGLSRDQAALTSGANAASPLSS from the coding sequence GTGAGCCCGATGGTCGCCTCCGTCCTGTGTGCACTCGCCGCCGCGTTCCTGTTCGCGTGTGCCTCGGTCGCGCAGCAGAGCGCGGCCGCACAGGTGCCGGAGGACCAGTCGCTGATCGCGACCCTGATGCGCAGCCCTCGCTGGTGGGCCGGGCTGGTCGGGGACGGGGGCGGCTACCTGATGCAGGTGGTCGCGCTCGCCCTTGGATCGGTGCTGATCGTCCAGCCGCTGCTGGTGAGCATGCTGCTGTTCGCGCTGCCGCTGTCGGCGCGCTTCTCCGGGTACCGATTCACGCGTAGGTCGTGGACCCTCGCGATCGGGCTCACTCTCGCGCTCGGGGTATTCCTCGTCGTCGGCAATCCCACCGAGGGCAACGCCGATGCGGCACTGGGCGAATGGGCCGTCCCGCTCGCCGCGGTGGTCGTCGTCATCGCCACCGCGACCCTGGTGGGGCTCTCGCCCCGCGTCGAACCCGGGTGGCGGGCACTGCTTCTCGGCGGAGCGAGCGGAGGCTTGTACGGCGTGGCGGTCGCGTTCACCAAGTACGTCACTGATTTGTTCGACGACGGCGCACTTGCCGTCGTCTCGGCATGGCAGTCGTGGGCGCTGGTAGCGGCCGGGGTTCTGGGCGTCTACCTGCAGCAGCGCGCGTTCCAGGTGGGACCGCTGTCGGCGTCGCTGCCCGCAATGACGATCGGTGAACCGGTGGTCGCGGTGTTCCTGGGGATGGCGGTGCTCGACGAGCGCCTGCGGGTCTCGGGCACCGGAATCGTTGTGATCGCACTGTCCGCCGTGGTGATGCTGGTGGCGACGATCGGACTCTCCCGAGATCAGGCAGCTCTGACATCGGGCGCGAATGCCGCATCGCCACTAAGCTCGTGA
- a CDS encoding GuaB1 family IMP dehydrogenase-related protein has product MQFLHGQRPPYDLTYDDVFLVPNRTEVASRFDVNLSTSDGSGTTIPIVVANMTAVAGRRMAETVARRGGLVVIPQDVPADAVAETVAFVKSRHLVADTPITLDPDAAVADALTLLHKRAHRAAVVTADGKPVGVVTESSFNDVDRFTRVRAVAVTDFATAPVTATPREVFALLESRHDPLAVIVDDTGRLTGVLTRTGAIRAGIYTPAVDSHGKLRIAAAVGVNGDVAAKAKALADAGADLLVLDTAHGHQKRMIDALRAVSALGLGIPLVAGNVVSAQGTRDLIQAGADIVKVGVGPGAMCTTRMMTGVGRPQFSAVAECAAAARELGGHVWADGGIRHPRDVALALAAGASNVMVGSWFAGTYESPGELRIDRDGNRYKESFGMASKRAVAARNIDDGAFDRARKALFEEGISTSRMLLDPARPGVEDLLDHICSGVRSTCTYAGARTVDELHEKAIVGIQSAAGFAEGRPLPTGW; this is encoded by the coding sequence GTGCAGTTCCTTCACGGGCAGCGCCCACCATATGACCTGACCTACGACGATGTCTTCCTCGTCCCGAACCGGACCGAGGTGGCGTCCAGGTTCGACGTCAACCTCTCGACGTCCGACGGGTCTGGCACCACGATCCCCATCGTCGTCGCGAACATGACCGCGGTGGCGGGTAGGCGGATGGCCGAGACTGTCGCCCGCCGCGGTGGCCTGGTCGTGATTCCGCAGGACGTACCGGCGGACGCGGTCGCGGAAACCGTCGCCTTCGTCAAGAGCCGACATCTGGTCGCGGACACCCCCATCACCCTCGACCCCGACGCCGCGGTCGCAGACGCACTGACCCTGCTGCACAAGCGGGCCCATCGCGCGGCCGTCGTCACCGCTGACGGCAAGCCCGTCGGCGTCGTCACGGAATCCTCCTTCAACGACGTCGACCGGTTCACCCGCGTCCGCGCCGTCGCGGTCACGGATTTCGCAACCGCTCCGGTCACGGCTACCCCGCGTGAGGTCTTCGCCCTGCTCGAATCCCGCCACGACCCGTTGGCCGTGATCGTGGACGACACGGGTCGGCTCACCGGCGTGCTCACCCGCACCGGCGCGATCCGAGCCGGCATCTACACGCCCGCGGTCGACTCGCACGGCAAACTCCGGATCGCCGCTGCGGTCGGAGTCAACGGGGACGTCGCCGCGAAGGCGAAAGCGCTCGCCGACGCGGGAGCCGACCTACTCGTGCTCGACACCGCCCACGGGCATCAGAAACGGATGATCGACGCGCTGCGCGCTGTTTCAGCACTCGGACTGGGTATTCCCCTGGTCGCCGGGAACGTCGTCTCCGCGCAGGGCACCCGCGACCTCATCCAGGCCGGCGCGGACATCGTCAAGGTCGGCGTGGGGCCCGGCGCGATGTGCACCACCCGGATGATGACCGGGGTGGGCCGGCCACAGTTCTCGGCGGTCGCCGAGTGCGCGGCAGCGGCCCGCGAACTGGGCGGGCACGTGTGGGCGGACGGTGGCATTCGGCACCCGCGCGATGTCGCGCTGGCACTGGCAGCGGGCGCTTCGAATGTCATGGTGGGCTCGTGGTTCGCCGGTACCTACGAATCACCGGGCGAATTGCGGATCGATCGGGACGGAAACCGATACAAGGAGAGCTTCGGGATGGCGTCCAAACGGGCGGTCGCCGCCCGGAACATCGACGACGGCGCGTTCGACCGGGCCCGCAAAGCACTCTTCGAGGAGGGCATCTCGACGTCGCGGATGCTGCTGGATCCGGCCCGGCCCGGTGTGGAGGACCTGCTCGACCACATCTGTTCGGGCGTGCGCAGCACGTGCACGTATGCCGGGGCACGCACGGTCGACGAGCTACACGAGAAGGCCATCGTCGGCATCCAGTCCGCGGCCGGGTTCGCCGAAGGCCGTCCACTCCCGACAGGGTGGTGA
- a CDS encoding hemolysin family protein yields the protein MAEIILTTLSLVGFLALTAGTALFVAAEFSLTALERSTVDSHARDGDRRARQVQHAHRTLSFQLSGAQLGITITTLITGYLAEPVLARFITPVLHGVGLSASTASGISLALALIIATSFSMIFGELVPKNLAISKPLPTARATAGLQAGFSLIFKWAINGLNGTANWVVRRLGIEPAEELRSARSPQELGSLVRTSAERGSLDAGTALLVNRSLRFGDLSAEELMTPRVKIESLDTDATVIDLIDAASRTGFSRFPVVDGDLDGTVGVVHIKQAFTVPAARRATTQLVSIAQRVPVVPSSLDGDSVMAQVRADGMQVALVVDEYGGTAGMVTMEDLIEEILGDVRDEHDEPEIDVQRVGHSWSCSGLLRTDEVTRATGYTAPEGEYDTLGGLVLTHLGRIPEEGDDVPLPDASGRPIGPDGRGWIARVLTMDGRRIDRVLLTPVPSIGAGRLESTDE from the coding sequence ATCGCAGAGATCATCCTCACCACACTCAGCCTGGTCGGCTTTCTTGCACTGACTGCAGGCACCGCCCTCTTCGTTGCGGCGGAATTTTCCCTTACCGCACTCGAGCGCAGCACCGTCGACTCCCATGCCCGCGACGGCGACCGCCGTGCCCGGCAGGTGCAACACGCACATCGCACGCTGTCCTTTCAGCTGTCCGGTGCTCAGCTGGGCATCACCATCACGACGCTGATCACCGGCTACCTCGCGGAACCAGTTCTGGCCCGCTTCATCACTCCGGTGCTCCACGGTGTAGGCCTGTCCGCATCGACCGCGAGCGGTATATCCCTGGCCCTCGCATTGATCATCGCGACCTCGTTCTCGATGATCTTCGGCGAGCTCGTTCCGAAGAACCTGGCGATCTCGAAGCCCCTGCCGACCGCACGGGCCACCGCCGGACTGCAGGCCGGGTTCTCGCTGATCTTCAAGTGGGCAATCAACGGGCTCAACGGCACCGCCAACTGGGTGGTGCGCCGGCTCGGCATCGAACCGGCCGAGGAGCTGCGTTCTGCCCGATCCCCGCAGGAGCTCGGTTCGCTGGTCCGCACGTCCGCCGAACGTGGCTCCCTGGACGCCGGAACCGCGCTGCTGGTCAACCGTTCTCTGCGGTTCGGTGATCTCAGCGCCGAGGAACTGATGACTCCGCGCGTGAAGATCGAGTCCCTCGACACCGACGCGACCGTCATCGATCTCATCGATGCCGCGTCGCGCACCGGGTTCTCGAGGTTCCCGGTCGTGGATGGCGACCTCGACGGAACGGTCGGCGTCGTACACATAAAGCAGGCGTTCACGGTGCCCGCGGCCCGCCGCGCGACCACGCAGCTGGTTTCCATCGCGCAACGAGTCCCGGTGGTTCCGTCCTCGCTCGACGGTGACTCGGTGATGGCACAAGTACGTGCCGACGGCATGCAAGTCGCGCTCGTCGTCGACGAGTACGGCGGCACGGCCGGCATGGTCACCATGGAGGACCTCATCGAGGAGATCCTCGGCGACGTTCGCGACGAACACGACGAGCCGGAGATCGACGTCCAGCGCGTCGGCCACAGCTGGTCGTGCTCTGGCCTGCTGCGCACCGACGAGGTGACCCGGGCAACCGGGTACACCGCTCCGGAGGGCGAGTACGACACACTCGGCGGCCTGGTGCTCACACACCTGGGCCGGATCCCCGAAGAGGGCGACGATGTTCCGCTGCCCGACGCGTCGGGCAGGCCGATCGGGCCCGACGGCCGCGGCTGGATCGCCCGCGTACTGACCATGGACGGCCGACGGATCGATCGGGTGCTGCTCACACCGGTCCCGTCCATCGGCGCCGGACGACTGGAGTCAACCGATGAATGA
- a CDS encoding hemolysin family protein: protein MNDLFGVLLTVVLLAGNAFFVGAEFALITARRDRLEALHAQGKKRARTVITAGENLSLMLAGAQLGITICSILLGKVGEPAIAHLIEAPMAALGVPEGLLHPIAFAIALSLVVVLHILLGEMVPKNIAIAGPERTAMLLVPAHLAFIKLVRPLIGFYNITANGILRMLRVEPKDELDATVSALELSEMIGESHTEGLIDEEEHRRLTQALETAGRTVADVMIPLDKVRTVPLSAAGTTLGSVEQAVIETGYSRYPVRAADGSLAGYLHLKDVLDQVADDSAGPETVIPRSDIRRLPSIPVALPLDDALTRLRRASSHLGAVADPAGGVIGIVALEDLVEEFVGTVRDGTHRIDDAIPGQKAS, encoded by the coding sequence ATGAATGACCTTTTCGGAGTGCTCCTCACCGTCGTCCTGCTCGCAGGCAACGCGTTCTTCGTGGGCGCCGAGTTCGCACTCATCACCGCACGCCGAGACCGGCTCGAGGCGCTGCATGCACAAGGCAAGAAGCGCGCGCGCACCGTGATCACCGCCGGCGAGAACCTGTCGCTGATGCTGGCCGGTGCACAGTTGGGCATCACGATCTGCTCCATCCTGCTCGGTAAGGTCGGCGAGCCAGCCATCGCCCACCTCATCGAAGCACCGATGGCTGCGCTCGGTGTGCCCGAGGGGCTGCTGCATCCGATCGCGTTCGCGATCGCGTTGTCCCTGGTCGTGGTCCTGCACATCCTGCTCGGCGAGATGGTCCCGAAGAACATCGCCATCGCCGGACCGGAGCGGACCGCGATGCTGCTGGTACCCGCGCACCTGGCGTTCATCAAATTGGTTCGCCCGCTGATCGGGTTCTACAACATCACTGCCAACGGGATCCTGAGGATGCTGCGCGTCGAGCCCAAGGACGAACTCGACGCGACCGTGTCGGCGCTCGAACTCTCGGAGATGATCGGCGAGTCGCACACCGAGGGCCTGATCGACGAGGAAGAGCATCGGCGCCTCACCCAGGCGCTCGAAACCGCGGGCCGTACCGTCGCCGATGTGATGATCCCGCTGGACAAGGTACGTACCGTGCCACTGTCCGCGGCGGGCACCACACTCGGTTCCGTGGAGCAGGCGGTCATCGAAACCGGCTACTCGCGGTACCCGGTGCGCGCGGCCGACGGATCGCTGGCCGGCTACCTGCACCTCAAGGACGTGCTCGATCAGGTGGCCGACGATTCCGCCGGTCCGGAGACAGTGATCCCGCGCTCCGACATCCGCCGTCTACCGTCGATCCCGGTGGCGCTGCCGCTGGACGACGCACTGACTCGGCTCCGGCGTGCGAGCTCACACCTGGGCGCGGTGGCCGATCCGGCTGGCGGGGTGATCGGCATCGTCGCGCTCGAAGACCTGGTCGAGGAGTTCGTCGGTACCGTACGCGACGGCACACACCGGATCGACGACGCGATTCCTGGTCAGAAGGCGAGCTGA
- a CDS encoding 3-methyladenine DNA glycosylase, producing MSSAVLPEAVWTARRDRHLEVVADLVGPHLRRRAEGVTHPVHDFLFTYYSVRPNQLRRWHPGFGTVLGGAESAIYLEYAGYAATDVGVTVSPALLEHRRPAVEFVTALLSATESRRPQLSCFGLHEWAMVYRGGEDAVRHSSVPLRLGHAGTDEVVESMNLRCTHFDAFRFFTRDAAPRNEVPLSRDDQIAREQPGCLHAGMDLYKWATKLGPLVESELVIDCFRLATDARELDMKASPYDLTSYGYDAVPIETPQGRAEYVREQVALSERAATLRSELLARCRGLSAALTK from the coding sequence GTGAGTTCGGCAGTTCTGCCAGAAGCTGTGTGGACTGCCCGACGAGACCGCCACCTCGAGGTGGTGGCGGATCTCGTCGGGCCGCACCTGCGGCGCCGGGCGGAGGGCGTCACACACCCGGTGCACGACTTCCTGTTCACCTACTACAGCGTCCGTCCGAATCAGTTGCGGCGCTGGCACCCTGGATTCGGCACAGTGCTCGGTGGCGCCGAATCGGCGATCTACCTCGAGTACGCGGGCTACGCGGCCACCGACGTGGGTGTGACCGTCTCCCCCGCTCTACTCGAGCACCGCCGCCCCGCCGTGGAATTCGTGACGGCCCTGCTCTCCGCCACCGAATCCCGGCGCCCCCAGCTGAGCTGCTTCGGCCTGCACGAGTGGGCGATGGTGTACCGCGGCGGAGAGGACGCTGTCCGGCATTCCTCGGTGCCGCTGCGCCTGGGGCATGCCGGTACCGACGAGGTGGTCGAGTCGATGAACCTGCGGTGCACCCACTTCGACGCGTTCCGGTTCTTCACCCGCGACGCGGCGCCCCGCAACGAGGTGCCGTTGAGCCGGGACGATCAGATCGCCCGCGAGCAGCCTGGCTGCCTGCACGCGGGGATGGACCTGTACAAGTGGGCCACCAAGCTCGGCCCGCTCGTCGAGTCCGAATTGGTCATCGACTGTTTCCGTCTGGCAACAGACGCGCGCGAACTCGACATGAAGGCCAGCCCGTACGACCTCACCAGCTACGGCTACGACGCGGTTCCCATCGAGACCCCCCAGGGCCGCGCCGAGTACGTACGCGAACAGGTCGCGCTGTCGGAGCGAGCCGCGACCCTGCGCTCGGAGTTGCTCGCACGGTGCCGAGGACTGTCGGCGGCGCTCACCAAGTAG